In a single window of the Candidatus Binatia bacterium genome:
- a CDS encoding thioredoxin domain-containing protein — protein sequence MLAVMIMLTAGYTLGFANAVVAGEQTTASQTFVLESTRVLGLPSAPVTMFELSDFQCSFCRKFWAETLPRIKETYIKNGQVRFAYQHFALQGEHSFAAAQGAECAAEQKKFWPYHDKLFQSQGGLAFTNAKLKQYARQVGLDVGAFDQCLDSRKYQEKIEDETKRGFELGARGTPTFFLNGRILVGAQPFQVFQTAIEEALAKASTQKPRSSTEATPANRLPRSIQ from the coding sequence GTGTTGGCGGTGATGATCATGTTGACGGCGGGCTACACGCTTGGCTTCGCGAATGCCGTAGTGGCTGGCGAGCAGACTACCGCATCTCAAACTTTTGTCTTGGAGTCCACGCGGGTTCTGGGCCTCCCGAGTGCACCGGTTACCATGTTCGAGCTGTCGGACTTTCAATGTAGTTTCTGCCGAAAATTTTGGGCTGAGACGCTTCCACGAATAAAAGAGACCTATATCAAGAACGGCCAGGTCCGGTTCGCGTACCAGCACTTTGCCCTTCAGGGAGAGCATTCCTTTGCTGCCGCTCAGGGTGCCGAGTGCGCCGCGGAGCAGAAGAAATTCTGGCCGTATCATGACAAGCTTTTCCAGAGTCAGGGCGGACTCGCGTTCACAAACGCGAAGCTGAAACAATACGCTCGGCAGGTGGGGCTGGACGTGGGAGCCTTCGACCAGTGCCTGGACTCGCGCAAGTACCAAGAGAAGATCGAGGATGAGACCAAGCGCGGATTCGAGCTCGGGGCTCGGGGGACGCCGACCTTTTTTCTCAACGGCCGGATACTTGTGGGCGCTCAGCCGTTCCAAGTCTTTCAGACAGCAATCGAGGAGGCGTTAGCGAAGGCGTCTACGCAAAAACCAAGGAGTTCTACCGAAGCCACCCCCGCTAATCGGCTCCCGAGATCCATCCAGTAA
- a CDS encoding FxLYD domain-containing protein, translating into MKATAVPFLVGLLMLGGFSTSLAADLKDKVKVEIDSVGLHPGMDPGMYICASNHLHIKGTVQNMAGVTLGKIKVGGKAFGADGKLLGTATFLTKQATLGPSEKAEINLEFLTVTGPMIEQVKKHNLEVVEALSTP; encoded by the coding sequence ATGAAGGCAACTGCAGTTCCATTTCTTGTCGGGCTTCTGATGCTCGGAGGGTTTAGCACCTCTCTGGCAGCAGATCTGAAAGACAAGGTTAAGGTGGAAATCGACAGCGTTGGCTTACACCCCGGGATGGATCCGGGGATGTATATCTGCGCGTCAAACCACCTCCACATAAAGGGGACCGTGCAGAACATGGCCGGCGTTACCCTTGGCAAGATAAAGGTGGGGGGAAAGGCCTTTGGGGCTGACGGCAAGCTTCTCGGAACGGCCACGTTTTTGACGAAGCAGGCTACCCTTGGTCCGAGCGAGAAGGCAGAGATCAACTTGGAGTTTTTAACGGTCACCGGCCCTATGATCGAGCAAGTTAAGAAGCACAATCTAGAGGTCGTCGAGGCCTTGTCAACGCCCTGA
- a CDS encoding ABC transporter substrate-binding protein gives MKIQGSVLRGYIASFVTWGIAVLMNLVCSPGALAAQPPTSFKIGILTDAMVPWHSSTNGFRDGLKEFGYVEGKNIIFEVRASKGDLARLPKLAAELIEQKPDLLFCVSDACRKETGRIPIVFTQVSDPVRLGLVESIARPGGNITGIANLRAELTAKRLELFKEAVPALRRVLVTYDSTKTEEREALASAKSEASRLKLILIENSITRPLEIEPALAKLSEGGRDGILIIQSGPNLNIPGRSLEVATSNNLPTMYPASFWSQFGALVSYGPDQYAQGRQAARLAHRILTGTPPRELPVELPDRIEFIINLKTAKQLGLQVPGEVLSRANRVIK, from the coding sequence GTGAAGATTCAGGGCTCCGTCTTGCGCGGGTATATTGCCTCATTCGTGACATGGGGCATTGCGGTGCTGATGAATCTAGTCTGTTCGCCCGGTGCGTTGGCGGCACAGCCGCCAACGTCTTTCAAAATCGGAATCCTGACCGACGCCATGGTGCCTTGGCACTCTAGCACTAACGGGTTCCGGGACGGTCTCAAGGAGTTTGGCTACGTAGAGGGAAAAAATATCATCTTCGAGGTTCGCGCCTCGAAGGGCGACTTGGCGCGTCTCCCTAAGCTGGCTGCAGAACTGATAGAACAGAAACCGGATCTTCTCTTTTGTGTTTCGGATGCGTGCCGGAAAGAGACCGGGCGGATACCGATCGTTTTCACGCAAGTTAGCGATCCCGTGAGGCTCGGCCTCGTTGAGAGTATTGCTCGACCGGGAGGGAATATCACAGGCATAGCCAATCTCCGAGCTGAACTGACAGCCAAACGTCTGGAGCTCTTCAAGGAAGCCGTTCCCGCTCTTCGTCGAGTGTTGGTGACGTACGACTCAACGAAGACTGAGGAACGTGAGGCTCTGGCATCCGCGAAGAGCGAAGCTAGTCGTCTTAAGCTGATCCTCATCGAAAACTCCATTACGAGACCGTTGGAGATCGAGCCGGCACTCGCCAAGCTCAGCGAAGGTGGCAGGGACGGTATCTTGATCATTCAGTCCGGCCCGAATCTCAACATCCCCGGGCGAAGCCTCGAGGTAGCAACCTCAAACAACCTGCCCACTATGTATCCGGCCTCGTTCTGGTCGCAGTTCGGCGCACTGGTTTCATATGGTCCTGACCAGTATGCTCAAGGCCGCCAGGCCGCGCGCTTGGCCCATAGGATCCTTACGGGGACGCCTCCTCGTGAGCTGCCCGTCGAGCTCCCCGACCGGATCGAGTTCATTATTAATCTTAAAACCGCGAAGCAGCTCGGCCTCCAGGTTCCTGGGGAAGTGCTGTCTCGCGCTAATCGCGTCATTAAATAG
- a CDS encoding PCYCGC motif-containing (lipo)protein: protein MISGTGNTIDRRAFLVHGFTTLGLLLAGDFSLVWAGEASSSAYKLAPESVLAADIRRASPRIREAYRFAIANQEVLRYIPCYCGCGSDGHTSNASCYLKESSKPGNLIFDRMSLNUDICINITRDVMRMMDQSKPLKEIRTYIDRTYSKYGSPTPTPPAP, encoded by the coding sequence GTGATTTCCGGAACCGGCAATACAATTGACAGGCGCGCTTTCCTGGTTCACGGGTTCACGACACTGGGACTTTTGTTGGCGGGAGATTTCTCGCTCGTATGGGCTGGTGAGGCAAGCAGCTCCGCCTACAAGCTAGCCCCGGAGTCCGTGCTTGCTGCGGATATCAGACGCGCCTCTCCGAGAATCAGGGAAGCTTATCGGTTTGCTATCGCGAATCAGGAAGTCCTCCGCTACATTCCTTGCTATTGCGGTTGCGGCAGCGACGGTCATACGAGCAACGCATCTTGTTACCTTAAAGAAAGTTCCAAACCGGGCAACCTGATTTTCGACCGGATGAGCCTCAACTGAGACATCTGCATCAACATCACGCGTGACGTGATGAGAATGATGGACCAAAGCAAGCCCTTGAAGGAGATCCGAACGTATATCGACCGGACCTACAGTAAGTACGGATCTCCAACGCCCACACCTCCTGCGCCATGA
- a CDS encoding SHOCT domain-containing protein: MKTIALMGLVVLLILSENTLAQQSGQRQEGSSMQGMQGMMGEQKGGEGGMQGMGGMMGMMKMMDQCHAMMSAHKTGDADGALDILKKRYAKGEISKDDFERMKKDVE, translated from the coding sequence ATGAAAACGATCGCGTTGATGGGATTAGTGGTTCTCTTGATACTTTCCGAAAATACCCTGGCGCAGCAAAGTGGCCAGCGGCAAGAGGGTTCATCCATGCAGGGGATGCAAGGAATGATGGGAGAGCAAAAGGGCGGTGAAGGCGGCATGCAGGGCATGGGCGGCATGATGGGCATGATGAAGATGATGGATCAGTGCCACGCGATGATGTCGGCTCACAAAACCGGCGACGCTGATGGCGCGCTCGACATTCTCAAGAAGCGTTACGCGAAGGGCGAGATTAGCAAAGACGACTTTGAAAGAATGAAGAAGGATGTCGAGTGA
- a CDS encoding YCF48-related protein — translation MKGRFYFWLLIGMLWLINSGEVQGQGVLLSAAARDSHQMDMSGKKDGKGFEHVHALAIDADGRTLFLGAHTGLFRSEDGGHSWKKVELSAKQSGFDVMAVTPDPKEPKTIYVATHEAGVFKSTDGGTTWKEINTGLGGPDVHGLAIDPKDGKVHALVRDKGEGVYRSANGGGKWTRVDDGPGGEVKVLTSVNIPTGMGGIFLYAGTAEGLQRSPDCF, via the coding sequence ATGAAAGGAAGATTTTATTTTTGGCTGTTGATAGGAATGCTTTGGTTAATCAACAGCGGTGAGGTTCAAGGTCAGGGGGTTCTGCTGTCGGCCGCCGCTCGGGATAGTCATCAAATGGATATGAGCGGGAAAAAGGACGGCAAAGGTTTTGAGCACGTTCATGCGCTTGCCATAGATGCTGATGGGCGAACTTTGTTTTTAGGCGCCCACACGGGTCTTTTTCGCAGCGAAGATGGCGGGCATTCCTGGAAAAAGGTGGAGCTATCGGCAAAGCAATCCGGCTTCGACGTTATGGCTGTCACACCCGATCCGAAAGAGCCTAAGACGATTTACGTCGCCACGCACGAGGCCGGTGTCTTCAAGAGCACAGACGGCGGGACGACGTGGAAAGAGATCAACACCGGTCTTGGGGGGCCGGATGTCCACGGTCTTGCCATCGATCCAAAAGACGGCAAGGTGCACGCTCTGGTGCGAGACAAAGGAGAAGGAGTCTATCGCAGCGCCAACGGAGGCGGGAAATGGACGCGTGTGGATGATGGGCCCGGCGGTGAAGTCAAAGTGCTGACGTCGGTGAATATCCCGACAGGCATGGGAGGAATATTCCTCTATGCCGGTACTGCTGAGGGTCTGCAACGCAGTCCGGATTGTTTCTGA
- a CDS encoding c-type cytochrome, protein MKKVLISALPLGLFMVQEFCPIGTAAVQAEVDVKLGERIYRENCAACHGEKGDGKGPQADRLKTKPRDFTTGIYKFRSTLSGSLPLDEDIFRTISRGVRGTSMLAQLHLSEKERWAVTEYLKKFSGKFSNEKSSEPIFIPTKPSPSPQLVVLGRSTYTEAGCSQCHGVEGKGDGSAASGLKDEWGEPITPTDLTQKPFKSGPEPEDLYRTISAGLNGTPMPSYANVLTPKEQWALVYYILSIATKEKPRGMMGLVGEEVQGMMIDMQAAMAGMMGGKGMMGRGGGMMDRNMKEMMKDRMGK, encoded by the coding sequence ATGAAGAAGGTTTTAATATCGGCATTACCTTTGGGACTCTTTATGGTGCAAGAATTTTGCCCCATTGGGACCGCAGCGGTCCAGGCTGAGGTTGATGTGAAGCTGGGAGAAAGGATCTATCGGGAGAACTGCGCCGCGTGTCACGGCGAGAAGGGCGATGGGAAGGGACCGCAGGCCGACAGACTAAAGACAAAGCCCCGCGACTTTACAACGGGCATTTATAAGTTCCGTTCTACGCTTTCGGGTTCACTGCCATTGGATGAAGATATTTTCAGAACAATTTCTCGCGGTGTGAGGGGCACGAGTATGCTGGCGCAGCTTCATCTTTCGGAAAAGGAGCGTTGGGCGGTCACCGAGTATCTCAAGAAATTCTCCGGCAAGTTCAGTAACGAAAAAAGTTCGGAGCCCATTTTCATCCCGACGAAGCCGTCTCCCAGCCCCCAGCTCGTTGTGCTTGGCCGATCGACTTACACGGAAGCCGGTTGTTCGCAATGCCACGGGGTCGAAGGCAAGGGAGACGGTTCAGCGGCGTCGGGACTGAAGGATGAGTGGGGCGAACCGATAACGCCGACGGATCTAACCCAGAAGCCTTTCAAGTCGGGCCCTGAACCGGAAGATCTCTATCGTACGATCAGTGCCGGCCTGAACGGAACTCCCATGCCTTCCTATGCAAACGTGCTCACGCCAAAAGAGCAGTGGGCGTTGGTATACTACATTCTTTCCATCGCAACTAAAGAGAAACCGAGGGGGATGATGGGTCTGGTGGGCGAAGAAGTCCAGGGGATGATGATCGACATGCAAGCGGCGATGGCGGGAATGATGGGTGGCAAAGGCATGATGGGCCGAGGCGGAGGTATGATGGATAGGAACATGAAAGAAATGATGAAAGACAGGATGGGAAAATAA
- a CDS encoding SHOCT domain-containing protein has translation MMIWAVVSFLLGLVLIFLFIVAVMAAIRWLWCQRMPFIPRSGESALDILKKRYAKGEISKEEFERIKKDIE, from the coding sequence ATGATGATCTGGGCAGTGGTCAGTTTCCTGCTCGGCCTAGTCCTGATCTTTCTTTTTATTGTGGCTGTTATGGCCGCGATAAGGTGGTTGTGGTGTCAGAGAATGCCTTTTATCCCGAGGAGTGGAGAGAGCGCTTTGGACATCCTCAAAAAGCGCTATGCCAAAGGCGAGATCAGCAAAGAAGAGTTTGAAAGGATCAAAAAAGACATCGAGTGA
- a CDS encoding TlpA disulfide reductase family protein gives MDARSFEQVFLSLAVCGLVIANSAEGFFHQKKTAGPVADDYFKKLGIEKTEKSIPAPDFTLEDLSGKRIGLKSFRGKVVFLNFWATWCIPCRQEMPAMEKLHRDFKKTGLEVVAVNFRETRKEVRKFFDELGLTFTVLLDKEGKVSEEYGAWSLPLSYFINRKGEFAGKVIGAREWDSKDSRALFKGLLDEKRNGD, from the coding sequence ATGGACGCGAGATCGTTCGAGCAGGTTTTCTTATCCTTAGCGGTTTGCGGTTTAGTGATTGCAAACTCCGCCGAGGGCTTTTTTCATCAGAAAAAAACTGCCGGTCCTGTCGCGGATGACTACTTTAAAAAACTAGGCATCGAGAAGACCGAGAAAAGCATTCCAGCTCCCGATTTCACTCTGGAGGATCTTTCCGGAAAACGTATCGGTCTTAAAAGTTTCAGGGGCAAAGTTGTCTTTCTCAACTTTTGGGCTACGTGGTGCATTCCTTGTCGTCAGGAAATGCCGGCCATGGAAAAACTTCACCGAGATTTTAAGAAGACGGGTTTAGAGGTTGTGGCTGTTAATTTTCGAGAGACCAGAAAAGAGGTTCGCAAGTTCTTCGATGAGCTTGGCCTTACGTTTACTGTCCTGTTGGATAAAGAAGGCAAAGTCTCGGAGGAGTATGGAGCCTGGTCTCTCCCGCTTTCCTATTTCATCAACCGAAAGGGAGAATTTGCGGGCAAGGTCATAGGTGCCAGAGAGTGGGATAGCAAGGACTCCAGAGCCTTGTTTAAGGGGCTGCTGGACGAAAAACGTAACGGTGACTGA